Within the Debaryomyces hansenii CBS767 chromosome E complete sequence genome, the region CGTACATTCTATGATCTATATACGACCCACCTTTAATGCTATTGTCTTTGTTTTCGCTTccatcattatttgcattcGATGAAGTTGTCGACTCATTATCTTGGTTGTCGTCGTTAAGGGGACTTGACGAATAATTCCCACTTTTCCAGttcttattcttatttttattcttattcttGGGCATATCGTCTAAAATCTATTAGTATAGAAAATAGCACTAGAATGGTTATAGAACTTCGAtatagatgaagaaaaaaaaatgcatTAAGTTTGCTGTGAAatgaatttcaagattttgaGAAATCATCCAAAGCAGATTTTTTGTTATGATAAGGCGTTAACGTTGCATATAGATGTAATGGAATCTCAAGATTTAATATAAAGCTTTAGATCAAGTATACTCTAAATATCCTAAACTACTTATTGCCTTTTATAATGACTACAAGGTTatccaaaaaaaaaatatcgGTATATAAAGTTTGTAGATAAGGACCTCACATTATATTAAGGTTATAATTGGCATTGAATGGCAATAATACTCAGTATATTGTCATTTCCCAGTGTTGCTATTAGTAACACTGTCTTATGGTACTATAATTGAGTATATCTACGCTAGTAATGTAGCTTTTACATGACCGTTTCCTCGTGAAGGTTCATTACTCGGCATCTTCGTCACTCACGtcctcttcttccttcGTGTCAGTCTTTTGATCCTCATTATTGGCCTCAGCTTTAGCATCAGCAGCATCATCGTCATTGTTTTCCGTCTGTTTCGCCTTTTTTCTGCTTGGCTCAACCCCGTTTAGCACATCCAATGCGTCTTGAACATCGCTCGACGATTGTACTAGCTTCAACCAGACATCTTCAGTTAAAGATATTCCCTTTTTTCCGGGTTTCTTCTCATTGGTATCTTTATCAACGTAGAATTCTCTTATATCAACTAAGTTCACATTGTTGAATTTACGAACCGTAATTTGCTTCTTTTTATCAAGCTCAATTACTTTATCATTAGAGCTGGATGTGTCTGAGGTGTTCTTGTTGGAAAATGATCTCTTATATGCCATATTTATGTCTTTTAAAGcgaattatttgatataaatTGTAGAGAAAAGAGTTCCATCTACTCACttatttctttgttatACTGACATAATATTGACACAAAACTATAGACGTCTTACATTTTGCCTTGAAAAACAACGTAAATATGATATTTCTCTAGCTTAAAGACTACTCATAGTGGTGCCTGACACTGTAGTATGGTCATATATAgtctaataaataatcCATAAATCCCTAATAATTGTTATGTTGTTCAAGGCCACTTTCCCAAGTCTCATTATAGTGTTTTGGGCCAAGACGCCTCTTTACTTTAGTAAAAAGAATCTGATCCTTATCATTCACATTTCCTATGTTCTCCTTCACAAGCCAATAGTTACTTATGGCCGCTTCCAACTCTTCAATACCCGAAACACCCAAAACGATCGAACAATTTTGGTTCCAGGTCAAATCGTGGAAACCTACTTCTTTATTTGAACTTCCGAATAACCACGTCATATACGCAAATCTTGTAGACAAATCTGCAAgttctaaattattatgGTTAACTTTCAAATACTCTGCAATTTCTGCAATCTTATCTTTTAATTCCTGCGAAGCCGGATGGAAATCGAGAGTCTTTCTGGAGTTCAATAACGACATACTCAAGATTGACCCGTTCATTAACTTCTGTATTCCACACTTATCAAAGAAGTCCTGGTATAAATCATATAATATCGTATTCTGAAGACATCCGTTCGAATACGACAAAACAGCATCCAAAGGACCGATTGTACCGGAATAGTTCGTATTACATTGCAAGGCAACCCGGTATAATAACTTCACTGGATACCCTGAAATACCTATGTTTTTCACCAATCCTTCGTCTTTCATTAAGCgtaattctttcaatgcaTCATAAATTTCCTCTTCGGTTACAAACTCAACATCATGCATGTACACTAAATCAAGGTATGTAGTATTTAATCTTTCGAGTGACCTTAACACAGATTTCCTTACTCCGTCTTTCGAATAATCAAATTCCTTCTCGCCGATTCTTCCAGCTTTGGTGCAAATAAAGTATGACTCTCGCTCCCATTTGTCCTCTAATTGCTTCAACGCTTTACCTAAAAGCTCCTCTGACCTACCATAATATGGAGAAGTATCTAGAGCCAATAACCCGTTCTTAAACGCAAGATCTAGCAAATCGTAAGCTGGAATACCAGCCGGGTCCgaagtataaatataattaaatacCGCACCTCCAATAATTAGAGGTGGTAGGTCTTTTATTGAACGAAACTTCTGCGTATGGGTGCCCCTTATAGGCTTAACTAGAGTTATAGTCATCCTTGCTGTTCTTTTTTGTTATACGATTGGTTTAATGATTATCATACatgattgaaaagattataAATTCCATCACTTCTTCACGTGCAGATGTACAATGCGCCATAACGTTCACACAATCATTAGGCTGCAAACAACTAGACATttaaatatacaattataAATACAGTTCATAGAGAAAATTATACCCTAAAATAGGTCCTGTTCCTCGTGCAAGTAGTTACCTGGAACCAAACCAATCATACCAGCTCTATCTTTACAATTTTGGGCTAGCTCGCATACAAACCAATTATCCTCTTGCTtatgaataatatacatGAACCATCCttttttgaaatacaaTTCACCATGGTCCTGTGGTTTGTATGTATACATAGCTTTTGCCTTTGATAGGTAAGGAGTATTTCCTATTGGAGTCAATATGGGGTTTGAAGATTGCTGAATCATTGCATTGAGGTTCGTATAAGATTTCGTAGGGGACTTCAGTAAAGATCTTTGGTGTTTCCTGTGTGGAGTCTGGAATTGTTCAGTAGGTTTTTTGATTATACATGTGTCTACCAGATGGTCCATGTGGTCTCCTATTGGGTAGTCTGAAAGTCTATCGTTGGAAAGTGGGTCAAGCATTGACTTTGGCCTCTGGCGTCTTCCTCGCTTGATAGGTGATCCATCCAACTCCGCGCTATTTTGGTTCCTTGTAGGTGAAGAGAACATTATGGAGTCATGTCTGGTTGCAACTTCATCACGATCGTCGACGAAGTCGGAGTGCGTCTTTAGTTTGCCGAAAGGAGTGGAAGGAGCTGTTTTCGCCCTAGGCTCCTCAGGGTTACCTGTTCCCCTGACAGACCTTCtgtattgatttatatcACCATCGCCTCCAGAATTCAAATCCTCCAAAGCTTTAGCAATAAAGTCTATTGAAAAGTCTTTCATTATTGGTACATTTTGAGCTGTTTCATTCGTATCATGCGAGTTGTTAGGAAATGATGgtaattcttttgatttcaaattaatcTGCTCTTGAAATTGACTTAATTGTTTCTCCTTTCGGCGAGGAGATGCCCAGTTTCTTTCATTGTTGGAAGAACCTGAATAGTTAGAGCCGGTATAGTTCGTAGGGTTCGAATAATTGGATGAGCCATTACTGTTAGAGAATTTATGAGATGTCTCTTTCTCCCCGACCGAAAACACGTCATTCTTGTCTTGAGTACTATACACCGAGCTTGATCTGTCAAATCCAGCAGGGGGTTTCCTACTAGGTGACCCTAAAAATCCATTTGGCGCACTGATGGGTATGTTATTGGTAGGAGGTGGGGGAAGACTAGCCTTTTCTAAAGATTCCTTAACAAGAGGCAATGGGGTTTTAGCGACTGTTTCGCGGGTGGGTAATGATTGTTGTGTCCCTTGTGAGTATGATGAGTACGATCTAGATAACCTATCACTGTCTggattttcaaattcagcTCTTGTGAATTCAGAGTCTCTTTGTTCATCACCATACCCATCCataaaatcaacaaattcaggagatttatatattttatcacCTGTCCCATATGTATCTCCAAAATCCTGTAAGTCTTGTGGTGGAGATACCAAAGCGAACACAGATCTTGCCAAATCAACGGATTGATCGTTATCAACACACAACGTTGCGATATTATTGCAGAATGTGAAACAATTAACTTTACAGATCTGAATTCTTTCAACTTCCAATTGATAAAAGTCTTTTAGAGCTATAGACCAATCCCgtacaaatatttcatttaaatctGTGAAATTTGTCACTGCTATTTGGTAGTGCTTCttagtattaatatttgaagatgttattttgttcaattttgcCTCGTTCTTTTCCAACTCTTTACCCCACGTAGTCTGAACGAGTAGTctaaatgatttaatttgaGAACATTCTTCCTGGTACTTGTTCTTATTCATTTCCAAAGTTTTGAAGAGatcattttgtttattaataattttttgcaTATGCAGTTCGATCTTAGAAACTTTTTTATAGTAGATAGCATAGAAATGATTAAGCTTGTCGTAGTTTGTCTGCGATAATGACTTTATAAACTTGGAGTTATCTTTTACCATATGTTTATTTTCTAACGATAATTTGTCTagtgatttcttcaacgaCCCAGTCTCGTGAGACCCCAAAAGAATCT harbors:
- a CDS encoding DEHA2E11066p (similar to uniprot|Q04212 Saccharomyces cerevisiae YMR041C), producing the protein MTITLVKPIRGTHTQKFRSIKDLPPLIIGGAVFNYIYTSDPAGIPAYDLLDLAFKNGLLALDTSPYYGRSEELLGKALKQLEDKWERESYFICTKAGRIGEKEFDYSKDGVRKSVLRSLERLNTTYLDLVYMHDVEFVTEEEIYDALKELRLMKDEGLVKNIGISGYPVKLLYRVALQCNTNYSGTIGPLDAVLSYSNGCLQNTILYDLYQDFFDKCGIQKLMNGSILSMSLLNSRKTLDFHPASQELKDKIAEIAEYLKVNHNNLELADLSTRFAYMTWLFGSSNKEVGFHDLTWNQNCSIVLGVSGIEELEAAISNYWLVKENIGNVNDKDQILFTKVKRRLGPKHYNETWESGLEQHNNY
- a CDS encoding DEHA2E11044p (some similarities with uniprot|P54000 Saccharomyces cerevisiae YMR039C SUB1 transcriptional coactivator and similar to ca|CA4375|IPF11309 Candida albicans IPF11309); translation: MAYKRSFSNKNTSDTSSSNDKVIELDKKKQITVRKFNNVNLVDIREFYVDKDTNEKKPGKKGISLTEDVWLKLVQSSSDVQDALDVLNGVEPSRKKAKQTENNDDDAADAKAEANNEDQKTDTKEEEDVSDEDAE
- a CDS encoding DEHA2E11088p (similar to ca|CA4373|IPF5287 Candida albicans IPF5287 signal transduction protein (by homology)) translates to MTRIDRIRSENTTFVNNFWGRRDSGFKVIQTKIKHALTTLEELLDFYRERIQIEKDYNKKLEKLNGKILLGSHETGSLKKSLDKLSLENKHMVKDNSKFIKSLSQTNYDKLNHFYAIYYKKVSKIESHMQKIINKQNDLFKTLEMNKNKYQEECSQIKSFRLLVQTTWGKELEKNEAKLNKITSSNINTKKHYQIAVTNFTDLNEIFVRDWSIALKDFYQLEVERIQICKVNCFTFCNNIATLCVDNDQSVDLARSVFALVSPPQDLQDFGDTYGTGDKIYKSPEFVDFMDGYGDEQRDSEFTRAEFENPDSDRLSRSYSSYSQGTQQSLPTRETVAKTPLPLVKESLEKASLPPPPTNNIPISAPNGFLGSPSRKPPAGFDRSSSVYSTQDKNDVFSVGEKETSHKFSNSNGSSNYSNPTNYTGSNYSGSSNNERNWASPRRKEKQLSQFQEQINLKSKELPSFPNNSHDTNETAQNVPIMKDFSIDFIAKALEDLNSGGDGDINQYRRSVRGTGNPEEPRAKTAPSTPFGKLKTHSDFVDDRDEVATRHDSIMFSSPTRNQNSAELDGSPIKRGRRQRPKSMLDPLSNDRLSDYPIGDHMDHSVDTCIIKKPTEQFQTPHRKHQRSLSKSPTKSYTNLNAMIQQSSNPILTPIGNTPYLSKAKAMYTYKPQDHGELYFKKGWFMYIIHKQEDNWFVCELAQNCKDRAGMIGLVPGNYLHEEQDLF